A genomic stretch from Mycobacterium malmoense includes:
- a CDS encoding tyrosine-protein phosphatase encodes MAATLRELPGAWNFRDVAESTAALRPGRLFRSSELSRLEDDGRETLRRLGITDVADLRANREVARRGPGRVPDGVDIHLLPFPDLADDESDTDGQAPHEHAFQRLLTGEGGDSDESVSEAATRYMTDEYRQFPTRNGAQRAVRRVITLLAAGRPVLTHCFAGKDRTGFVIATVLETIGVDRDTIVADFLRSNEAVPELRARISEMIRQRADTELTPEVVTFTEARLSDGVLGVRPEYLGAARQTIDEEFGSLDGYLRDADVTEADLDRLRGALLA; translated from the coding sequence ATGGCGGCGACTTTGCGAGAACTGCCGGGCGCGTGGAACTTCCGTGACGTCGCGGAAAGCACCGCGGCGCTCCGCCCCGGGCGGCTGTTCCGGTCCAGCGAGCTGAGCCGGCTGGAGGACGACGGCCGGGAAACGCTGCGGCGGCTGGGAATCACCGACGTGGCCGACCTGCGCGCAAACCGTGAGGTTGCCCGGCGCGGGCCGGGACGGGTTCCCGACGGCGTCGACATCCACCTGCTGCCCTTCCCCGACCTCGCCGACGACGAGTCCGACACCGACGGCCAGGCGCCCCACGAACACGCATTCCAGCGGCTCCTGACCGGCGAAGGCGGCGACTCCGACGAGTCGGTGAGCGAGGCTGCCACTCGCTACATGACCGACGAGTACCGGCAATTCCCGACACGCAACGGAGCGCAACGCGCGGTGCGCCGCGTCATCACACTGCTGGCCGCCGGGCGCCCCGTGCTCACCCACTGCTTCGCGGGCAAGGATCGCACCGGCTTCGTGATCGCGACGGTGCTGGAAACGATCGGCGTCGATCGCGACACCATCGTCGCCGACTTCCTGCGCAGCAATGAGGCCGTGCCCGAGCTGCGGGCCCGGATCTCGGAGATGATCCGGCAGCGCGCGGACACCGAACTGACCCCGGAGGTGGTGACCTTCACCGAGGCCCGGCTTTCCGACGGGGTTCTCGGCGTCCGTCCCGAGTACCTGGGCGCCGCCCGCCAAACGATCGACGAGGAATTCGGGTCGCTGGACGGGTATTTGCGTGACGCGGATGTCACCGAGGCCGACCTCGACCGGCTGCGGGGTGCGCTGCTCGCCTGA
- a CDS encoding acyl-CoA dehydrogenase family protein, which yields MSAKAVDYHKRLSDFMTEYVFPAEAEYDKYRDEAGPHDHTVPPVVEELKTRAKERGLWNLFLPAESGLTNLEYAPLAEITGWSLEIAPEALNCAAPDTGNMEILHMFATDEQRVRWLQPLLNGDIRSAFSMTEPAVASSDARNIETTITRDGDDYVINGRKWWTSGASDPRCKVLVVMGRTNPDAASHQQQSMVLVPMDTPGVTIVRSTPVFGWQDQHGHCEVIYDNVRVPATNLLGEEGAGFAIAQARLGPGRIHHCMRALGGAERALALMVDRVKNRVAFGRPLAEQGVVQQAIAKSRNEIDQARLLCEKAAWTIDQHGNRAAHLLVSQIKAVAPQVACDVIDRAIQVHGAAGVSDDTVLARLYGWHRAMRIFDGPDEVHMRTIARTEIGRERSAFAAAVT from the coding sequence ATGTCGGCCAAGGCCGTCGACTATCACAAGCGGCTGTCCGACTTCATGACCGAGTACGTCTTTCCGGCCGAGGCCGAATACGACAAATACCGCGACGAGGCCGGCCCGCACGACCACACCGTCCCGCCGGTCGTCGAGGAGCTGAAAACCAGGGCCAAGGAGCGGGGCCTGTGGAACCTGTTCCTGCCGGCCGAGTCTGGCCTGACCAACCTGGAATACGCTCCGCTGGCCGAGATCACCGGCTGGAGCCTGGAGATCGCGCCCGAGGCGCTGAATTGCGCGGCCCCGGACACCGGCAACATGGAGATCCTGCACATGTTCGCCACCGACGAGCAACGCGTCCGGTGGCTGCAACCGTTGCTCAACGGCGACATCCGCAGCGCCTTCTCGATGACCGAGCCCGCGGTCGCCAGCAGCGACGCCCGCAACATCGAGACCACGATCACGCGCGACGGCGACGACTACGTCATCAACGGCCGCAAATGGTGGACGTCGGGCGCATCGGACCCGCGCTGCAAGGTCCTCGTCGTGATGGGCCGCACCAACCCCGACGCGGCAAGCCACCAGCAGCAGTCGATGGTCCTGGTGCCGATGGACACTCCCGGCGTGACGATTGTCCGCTCGACGCCGGTGTTCGGCTGGCAGGACCAGCACGGCCACTGCGAGGTGATCTACGACAACGTCCGGGTGCCGGCCACCAATCTGCTCGGCGAAGAGGGCGCAGGCTTCGCGATCGCCCAGGCCCGGCTGGGACCCGGCCGCATCCACCACTGCATGCGCGCGCTCGGCGGGGCCGAACGCGCGCTGGCCCTCATGGTGGACCGGGTCAAAAACCGGGTGGCGTTCGGCCGTCCGCTGGCCGAGCAGGGCGTCGTGCAGCAAGCAATTGCCAAGTCCCGCAACGAGATCGACCAAGCAAGATTGCTGTGCGAGAAGGCGGCCTGGACGATCGACCAGCACGGCAACAGGGCCGCCCACCTGCTGGTCTCACAGATCAAGGCGGTGGCGCCGCAGGTGGCCTGCGACGTCATCGACCGGGCCATCCAGGTGCACGGGGCCGCCGGTGTCAGCGACGACACGGTGCTGGCCCGGCTATACGGCTGGCATCGCGCCATGCGGATCTTCGACGGGCCCGACGAGGTGCACATGCGGACCATCGCGCGCACCGAGATCGGCCGGGAACGATCCGCGTTCGCCGCGGCGGTCACCTGA